The Flavobacterium praedii genome window below encodes:
- a CDS encoding enoyl-CoA hydratase/isomerase family protein, giving the protein MLTPDKNGTLLTTIENKIATVQFGHPASNSFPRVLLDRLTNELTFLSDNPEISVIVLKSEGTGAFCAGASFDELLAVSTLEEGTRFFSGFANLINAMRTCKKIIVGRIHGKAVGGGVGIAAACDYALATSESAIKLSELAIGIGPFVIEPAVSRKIGKMAMSEMTLDAHEWKSASWAHQKGLFAKIVNSQEELDKEVVAFSRKLALYNPEALYEIKKVFWEGTAHWDKLLKERAAISGKLVLSDFTKNALIK; this is encoded by the coding sequence ATGCTTACACCAGACAAAAACGGAACATTACTAACAACTATAGAAAACAAAATTGCTACGGTTCAGTTTGGTCATCCAGCAAGCAACTCTTTTCCAAGAGTATTACTCGATAGATTGACAAATGAGCTTACTTTTTTGAGTGATAATCCAGAGATTTCTGTAATTGTATTAAAAAGTGAAGGTACAGGCGCTTTTTGTGCAGGTGCTTCTTTTGATGAACTTTTGGCAGTAAGTACACTTGAAGAGGGGACACGCTTTTTTTCTGGATTTGCCAATTTGATCAATGCTATGCGTACTTGCAAAAAAATAATAGTAGGGCGGATACACGGAAAAGCAGTGGGAGGAGGAGTTGGTATTGCTGCCGCTTGTGACTATGCATTGGCCACCTCAGAAAGTGCTATTAAATTATCTGAATTGGCTATTGGTATTGGCCCTTTTGTAATTGAACCTGCTGTGAGTCGAAAAATTGGAAAAATGGCAATGTCAGAAATGACTTTGGACGCACACGAATGGAAATCGGCTTCATGGGCTCATCAAAAAGGACTTTTTGCTAAAATAGTGAATTCACAAGAAGAATTAGATAAAGAAGTTGTTGCATTCTCCAGAAAACTGGCACTTTATAATCCAGAAGCACTTTATGAAATAAAAAAAGTATTTTGGGAAGGAACGGCGCATTGGGATAAACTTTTAAAAGAAAGAGCTGCAATTTCAGGTAAATTAGTACTGTCCGATTTTACAAAAAACGCTTTAATTAAATAA
- a CDS encoding prolyl oligopeptidase family serine peptidase translates to MKKILFLMAVSTSLTSLGQNQKATPLTYPKTAKGETVDVYFDTKVNDPYRWLEDDKSPETAAWVKEENKVTYDYLDQIPFRNALKSRLEKLWNYEKIGAPFKEGSFIYYYKNNGLQNQSVLYRKDSKGKEEVFLDPNTFSKLGTSSLGGVDFSKDGSKVAYSISEGGSDWRKVVLMDVNTFKKLEDTLVDVKFSGISWKGNEGFYYSSYDKPKGSELSAKTDQHKLYYHKLGTAQKDDQVIFGADQKRRYVGGGVTEDNHYLVISASNATYGNELYIQDLTKPNSPIVTIVDNFNSDNNIIENEGEKLFIETDLNAPNKRIVSVDVSNPKPENWKDVIPETENVLTPTTGGGYFFANYMKDAVSVVKQYDYSGKLIREIKLPGIGTASGFGSKKEEKILYYSFTNYITPPSIYSFEPKSGKSAVYQKPKVDFKSEDYQSVQVFYTSKDGTKIPMIITHKKGLKLDGKNPTILYGYGGFNISLTPSFSISNAVWMENGGIYAVANLRGGGEYGKKWHDAGTKMQKQNVFDDFIAAAEYLIAQKYTSSNFLAIRGGSNGGLLVGATMTQRPDLMKVALPAVGVMDMLRYHTFTSGAGWAFDYGTSADSKEMFEYIKGYSPVANVKAGVQYPATMVTTGDHDDRVVPAHSFKFAAELQEKQTGNNPVLIRIDINAGHGAGKSLAATIQESCDIQAFTLYNMGFTALPK, encoded by the coding sequence ATGAAAAAAATCTTATTTCTGATGGCAGTATCAACTTCGTTAACTTCTCTAGGGCAAAACCAAAAAGCAACTCCATTAACGTATCCCAAAACAGCAAAGGGGGAAACGGTTGATGTCTATTTTGACACCAAAGTAAACGATCCCTACCGTTGGCTCGAGGACGATAAATCTCCCGAAACAGCTGCTTGGGTAAAAGAAGAAAACAAAGTAACCTACGATTATTTGGATCAAATCCCTTTTAGAAATGCTTTGAAATCCAGACTCGAAAAACTGTGGAATTACGAAAAAATTGGAGCACCATTCAAAGAAGGAAGTTTTATTTATTATTACAAAAATAACGGTTTGCAAAATCAATCGGTTTTGTATCGAAAAGACTCCAAAGGCAAAGAAGAAGTTTTTCTGGACCCGAATACCTTTTCAAAATTAGGAACCAGTTCTTTGGGAGGAGTAGATTTTTCTAAAGACGGCTCCAAAGTAGCTTATTCTATCTCTGAAGGCGGAAGTGACTGGCGAAAAGTAGTCCTTATGGATGTCAACACTTTCAAAAAACTCGAAGACACTTTGGTCGATGTCAAGTTTAGCGGTATCTCCTGGAAAGGGAACGAAGGATTTTATTATTCCAGTTATGACAAACCAAAAGGAAGTGAACTCTCGGCCAAAACCGACCAACACAAATTGTATTACCATAAATTGGGAACGGCTCAAAAAGACGATCAGGTCATTTTTGGAGCAGACCAAAAACGCCGTTATGTAGGCGGAGGCGTGACCGAAGACAATCATTATCTAGTGATTTCTGCCTCCAATGCCACTTACGGAAACGAATTGTACATTCAGGATTTGACCAAACCCAACAGTCCGATAGTAACGATTGTGGATAATTTTAATAGTGACAACAACATCATTGAAAACGAAGGCGAAAAATTATTCATAGAAACCGACTTAAACGCGCCCAACAAACGCATTGTAAGTGTAGATGTGAGCAATCCAAAACCAGAAAACTGGAAAGATGTAATCCCCGAAACCGAAAATGTGTTGACCCCAACAACAGGAGGCGGGTATTTCTTTGCCAATTACATGAAAGATGCCGTTTCGGTAGTCAAACAATATGATTATTCTGGAAAATTGATTCGCGAAATTAAATTACCAGGAATAGGTACAGCCTCTGGATTTGGAAGTAAAAAAGAAGAAAAAATTCTGTATTATTCCTTTACCAATTATATTACGCCGCCTTCAATTTATTCTTTTGAACCAAAATCGGGAAAATCGGCCGTGTATCAAAAGCCAAAAGTCGATTTCAAAAGCGAAGATTACCAATCCGTACAAGTGTTTTATACGTCCAAAGATGGAACCAAAATTCCAATGATTATCACGCACAAAAAAGGATTGAAACTCGACGGCAAAAACCCAACTATTCTTTATGGATACGGAGGTTTCAACATCAGTTTAACGCCTAGTTTTAGTATTTCCAATGCCGTTTGGATGGAAAACGGCGGTATTTACGCAGTAGCCAATTTGCGCGGAGGCGGAGAATACGGCAAAAAATGGCACGATGCAGGAACCAAAATGCAAAAGCAAAACGTATTTGATGATTTCATCGCCGCAGCCGAATATCTAATAGCGCAAAAATATACTTCGTCCAATTTTCTAGCCATTCGCGGAGGATCCAACGGAGGGTTATTGGTAGGCGCCACTATGACACAGCGCCCCGATTTAATGAAAGTGGCGTTGCCTGCCGTTGGTGTAATGGACATGTTGCGTTACCACACCTTTACCTCGGGAGCCGGTTGGGCTTTTGATTATGGAACTTCGGCAGACAGCAAAGAAATGTTCGAATACATCAAAGGATATTCACCAGTAGCCAACGTAAAAGCAGGAGTTCAATATCCCGCCACGATGGTCACCACGGGCGATCATGACGACAGAGTTGTTCCAGCACACAGTTTTAAATTTGCAGCCGAGTTACAGGAAAAGCAAACCGGAAACAACCCCGTTTTAATCCGAATCGACATCAATGCAGGTCACGGAGCCGGAAAATCATTGGCCGCTACCATTCAAGAAAGTTGCGACATACAAGCCTTTACTTTATACAATATGGGATTTACAGCATTGCCAAAATAA